From one Bacteroides intestinalis DSM 17393 genomic stretch:
- a CDS encoding N-6 DNA methylase translates to MAFNRKQKLRDNIEAIRTAFILDRENRTATTEERAILQRYCGFGGLKCILNPAKELTDAVRWAKSDLELFAPTVELHRLIRENSKDETEYKRFVDSLKASVLTAFYTPKEITDTIADVLADYSVRPARMLEPSAGVGVFVDSMLRHSPNADVMAFEKDLLTGTILRHLYPDQKMRTCGFEKIERPFNNYFDLAVSNIPFGDIAVFDAEFQRSDSFGRRSAQKTIHNYFFLKGLDAVRDGGIVAFITSQGVLNSTKTSVRNELFSQANLVSAIRLPNNLFTDNAGTEVGSDLIVLQKNLSKKEMSQDERLMTVIQTDTKTALTDNAYFIHHPERIVHTMAKLDTDPYGKPAMVYLHEGKAAGIAGDLRRMLDEDFHYRLAMRLYSGSIRQAGTEEKVAVQNKVERPAIKLETVSSAQTVETPTEKPQPADEKPEIEPRPQYSAGVQLTLLDLWGMTEEVSQPKTSKKKKTVKKAVTAKSTPPKPKVTVTPTAPTAKPAMENKEVKAENTAKPADPDDIYATLDWDTNPPINGFYEMMMGLTPERRKELRELARQHNEKQVAEKTEVKAVPETSREQPRQEETQPEAVAAPAVTDTPSEAVGTFLFPDIEAEKPKEEVVDLSPRAYHRTPEMHLREGSLVADRGRHNIGYLKDITPYGATFQPLDLKGYQKEKALLYVSLRDAYERLYRYESLRREANVPWREHLNTCYDEFVMRYGNLNAKQNVKLVMMDAGGRDILSLERMENGKFVKADIFEHPVSFAVESHANVGSPEEALSASLNKYGTVNLDYMREITDSTAEDLLTALQGRIYYNPLVTGYEIKDRFIAGNVIEKAERIEAWMGDNPENERMPEVKQALEALKDAEPQRIAFEDLDFNFGERWIPTGVYAAYMSRLFDTEVKIAYSASMDEFSVVCGYRTMKITDEFLVKGYYRNYDGMHLLKHALHNTCPDMMKSIGKDEHGNDIKMRDSEGIQLANAKIDEIRNGFSEWLEEQSPQFKERLVTMYNRKFNCFVRPRYDGSHQTFPDLNLKGLASRGIKSVYPSQMDCVWMLKQNGGGICDHEVGTGKTLIMCIAAHEMKRLNLAHKPMIIGLKANVAEIAATYQAAYPNARILYASEKDFSTANRVRFFNNIKNNDYDCVIMSHDQFGKIPQSPELQQRILQAELDTVEENLEVLRQQGKNVSRAMLKGLEKRKHNLEAKLEKVEHAIKSRTDDVVDFKQMGIDHIFIDESHQFKNLTFNTRHDRVAGLGNSEGSQKALNMLFAIRTIQERTGKDLGATFLSGTTISNSLTELYLLFKYLRPKELERQDIRCFDAWAAIFAKKTTDFEFNVTNNVVQKERFRYFIKVPELAAFYNEITDYRTAEDVGVDRPAKNEILHHIPPTPEQEDFIQKLMQFAKTGDATLLGRLPLSETEEKAKMLIATDYARKMALDMRMIDPNYEDHPDNKASHCAKMIAEYYQKYDAQKGTQFVFSDLGTYQPGDGWNVYSEIKRKLTEDYGIPPSEVRFIQECKTDKARKAVIDAMNAGTVRVLFGSTSMLGTGVNAQKRCVAIHHLDTPWRPSDLQQRDGRGVRAGNEIAKHFAGNNVDVIIYAVEKSLDSYKFNLLHCKQTFISQLKSGAMGARTIDEGAMDEKSGMNFSEYMALLSGNTDLLDKAKLEKRIASLEGERKSFNKGKRDSEFKLESKTGELRNNTAFIDAMTEDWNRFLSVVQTDKEGNRLNIIKVDGVDSADEKVIGKRLQEIAKNATTGGLYTQVGELYGFPIKVVSERILKEGLEFTDNRFVVEGNYKYTYNNGHLAMADPLAAARNFLNAMERIPSIIDQYKAKNEVLEMEIPQLQEIAGKVWKKEDELKQLKSELAALDRKIQLELAPPTPEVAEKENEGQQLKPEAEDVRNRQAQYPENAPPQIRSPADSIVANHVIIGRPGLYAKEETRSKGLKI, encoded by the coding sequence ATGGCGTTTAACCGCAAACAGAAACTGCGGGACAACATCGAGGCGATACGGACGGCATTCATCCTTGACAGGGAAAATAGGACAGCGACAACCGAAGAGCGTGCCATACTTCAAAGGTACTGCGGTTTCGGCGGTCTGAAATGTATCCTCAACCCTGCAAAGGAACTGACGGATGCCGTCCGGTGGGCGAAATCCGACCTCGAACTGTTCGCCCCGACGGTGGAGCTGCACAGGCTTATCCGTGAGAACAGCAAGGACGAAACAGAGTACAAGCGGTTTGTGGATTCGCTGAAAGCGTCCGTGCTGACCGCTTTCTACACCCCCAAAGAGATAACCGACACCATCGCGGACGTGCTGGCAGATTACAGCGTCCGCCCCGCCCGTATGCTCGAACCGTCGGCAGGTGTCGGCGTGTTCGTGGATTCCATGCTGCGGCACAGCCCCAATGCGGATGTGATGGCTTTCGAGAAGGATCTGCTCACGGGTACAATCTTGAGGCATCTCTATCCCGACCAGAAAATGCGCACCTGCGGTTTTGAGAAAATCGAAAGACCGTTCAACAATTATTTCGACTTGGCGGTGTCCAACATTCCGTTCGGTGACATTGCCGTGTTCGACGCGGAGTTTCAGCGGAGCGACTCTTTCGGCAGACGCTCCGCCCAGAAAACCATCCACAACTATTTCTTTCTCAAAGGACTGGATGCCGTGCGTGACGGCGGTATCGTGGCGTTCATCACCTCGCAAGGGGTATTGAATAGCACCAAGACCTCCGTGCGTAACGAGCTGTTCAGTCAGGCCAATCTGGTATCCGCGATACGCCTGCCCAACAACCTGTTCACGGACAACGCGGGCACGGAGGTGGGCAGTGACCTGATTGTCCTGCAAAAGAACCTCAGCAAGAAGGAAATGTCGCAGGACGAGCGGCTGATGACCGTGATACAGACGGACACGAAAACCGCCCTGACCGACAACGCCTATTTCATCCACCACCCGGAACGCATCGTGCATACGATGGCGAAACTTGACACAGACCCCTACGGGAAGCCCGCTATGGTTTATCTGCACGAGGGCAAGGCAGCAGGCATCGCCGGGGATTTGCGCCGTATGCTCGACGAGGATTTCCATTACAGGCTTGCCATGCGCTTGTATTCGGGTTCAATCCGGCAGGCAGGAACGGAAGAAAAAGTTGCCGTTCAAAATAAAGTAGAGCGTCCTGCCATAAAATTGGAAACAGTATCCTCGGCGCAGACGGTGGAAACTCCGACAGAAAAGCCGCAACCCGCAGATGAAAAGCCGGAGATAGAACCGCGCCCGCAATATTCCGCAGGCGTGCAGCTCACCCTGCTTGACCTCTGGGGGATGACGGAAGAGGTCAGCCAACCGAAAACCTCCAAAAAGAAAAAGACGGTGAAAAAGGCAGTTACGGCAAAGTCCACTCCGCCCAAACCGAAAGTCACGGTTACACCGACAGCTCCAACTGCAAAACCCGCAATGGAGAATAAGGAGGTGAAAGCGGAGAACACCGCCAAGCCTGCCGACCCGGACGACATCTATGCCACACTGGACTGGGATACCAATCCTCCCATCAACGGTTTCTATGAAATGATGATGGGTTTGACGCCGGAGCGTAGGAAAGAACTTCGGGAACTGGCAAGGCAGCATAACGAGAAACAAGTGGCGGAAAAGACGGAAGTGAAAGCCGTGCCGGAAACTTCCCGTGAGCAGCCACGACAGGAGGAAACACAGCCGGAGGCAGTCGCCGCACCTGCCGTTACAGATACCCCATCGGAAGCGGTGGGGACTTTCCTTTTCCCCGACATCGAAGCGGAAAAGCCGAAGGAGGAAGTCGTGGACCTTTCTCCGCGTGCCTACCACCGCACGCCGGAGATGCACCTGCGCGAAGGGTCGCTGGTGGCTGACCGGGGGCGTCATAACATCGGCTACCTGAAAGACATCACGCCATACGGGGCGACATTCCAGCCGCTCGACCTGAAAGGATACCAGAAGGAAAAGGCGTTGTTGTATGTGTCGCTGCGTGACGCCTACGAGCGTCTGTACCGTTATGAATCGCTCCGGCGCGAGGCAAATGTTCCGTGGCGAGAGCATCTGAATACCTGTTACGATGAGTTTGTCATGCGCTACGGCAACCTCAACGCCAAGCAGAACGTGAAGTTAGTGATGATGGATGCGGGCGGGCGCGACATCCTTTCGCTGGAACGGATGGAAAACGGAAAGTTCGTCAAGGCGGACATCTTCGAGCATCCTGTTTCCTTCGCGGTGGAGAGCCATGCCAACGTAGGCTCTCCCGAAGAAGCCCTGTCTGCGTCGCTCAACAAATATGGTACGGTCAATCTCGACTATATGCGGGAGATAACCGACAGCACGGCGGAGGATTTGCTCACTGCCCTGCAAGGGCGCATCTACTACAATCCGCTCGTGACCGGTTACGAAATCAAAGACCGTTTCATCGCCGGAAATGTCATAGAGAAAGCGGAACGCATAGAGGCATGGATGGGTGACAATCCCGAAAATGAGCGTATGCCGGAGGTGAAGCAGGCGTTGGAGGCTCTGAAAGATGCCGAGCCGCAGCGCATCGCCTTCGAGGATCTGGACTTCAATTTCGGGGAACGCTGGATTCCGACGGGTGTCTATGCCGCCTACATGAGCCGGCTGTTCGACACGGAGGTGAAAATCGCCTATTCCGCAAGCATGGACGAGTTTTCGGTGGTGTGCGGCTACCGCACCATGAAAATCACGGACGAGTTTCTGGTGAAGGGGTATTACCGGAACTATGACGGTATGCACCTCCTAAAACACGCCCTGCACAACACCTGCCCTGACATGATGAAGTCCATCGGCAAGGACGAGCATGGCAACGACATCAAGATGCGCGACAGCGAGGGAATACAACTCGCCAACGCCAAGATTGACGAGATACGAAACGGCTTCTCCGAATGGCTCGAAGAGCAGTCGCCGCAGTTCAAGGAGCGGCTTGTGACGATGTATAACCGCAAGTTCAACTGTTTCGTGCGCCCGCGCTACGACGGCTCCCATCAGACCTTTCCCGACCTCAACCTGAAAGGGCTGGCAAGCCGGGGTATCAAGAGCGTCTATCCCTCACAGATGGATTGCGTCTGGATGTTGAAACAGAACGGCGGCGGAATTTGCGACCACGAGGTGGGAACCGGTAAGACGCTGATAATGTGCATCGCCGCGCATGAGATGAAGCGTCTGAATTTGGCACACAAGCCGATGATTATCGGGCTGAAAGCCAACGTTGCGGAGATTGCAGCCACCTATCAGGCGGCATATCCCAACGCACGTATTCTGTACGCTTCGGAGAAGGACTTTTCGACCGCCAACCGTGTGCGCTTCTTCAATAATATAAAGAACAACGACTACGATTGCGTCATCATGTCGCACGACCAGTTCGGCAAGATACCGCAGTCGCCGGAATTGCAGCAGCGCATCCTGCAAGCAGAGCTTGACACGGTGGAGGAAAACCTCGAAGTGCTACGGCAGCAGGGAAAGAACGTGTCGCGGGCGATGCTGAAAGGATTGGAGAAGCGCAAGCACAACCTTGAAGCGAAGCTGGAGAAGGTGGAACACGCCATAAAGTCACGCACGGACGACGTGGTGGATTTCAAGCAGATGGGCATCGACCACATCTTCATAGATGAGAGCCACCAGTTCAAGAATCTGACTTTCAACACGCGCCACGACCGTGTGGCGGGATTGGGAAACAGCGAGGGAAGCCAGAAGGCACTTAACATGCTCTTTGCCATACGCACCATACAGGAGCGCACAGGAAAAGACTTGGGTGCGACCTTCCTCTCCGGCACGACTATCAGCAACTCACTGACTGAATTGTACCTGCTGTTCAAGTACCTGCGCCCGAAGGAGCTGGAACGGCAGGACATAAGGTGTTTCGACGCTTGGGCGGCGATATTTGCCAAGAAGACGACGGATTTTGAATTTAACGTGACGAACAATGTGGTCCAGAAGGAGCGTTTCCGCTACTTCATCAAAGTGCCGGAGCTTGCCGCCTTCTATAATGAAATCACGGACTACCGCACGGCGGAGGATGTGGGCGTTGACCGTCCTGCCAAGAACGAGATACTGCACCATATACCGCCCACGCCGGAACAGGAGGACTTCATACAGAAACTGATGCAGTTCGCCAAGACGGGCGATGCCACCTTGTTGGGCAGGCTGCCGCTTTCGGAAACGGAAGAAAAGGCGAAGATGCTCATCGCCACGGACTATGCCCGGAAAATGGCACTCGACATGCGCATGATAGACCCGAATTACGAAGATCATCCCGACAACAAAGCGAGTCACTGTGCCAAGATGATCGCGGAGTATTATCAAAAATACGACGCCCAGAAAGGCACGCAGTTCGTTTTCTCTGATTTGGGGACATACCAGCCGGGCGACGGGTGGAACGTCTATTCGGAAATCAAGCGCAAACTGACGGAGGACTACGGTATACCGCCAAGCGAGGTGCGCTTCATTCAGGAGTGCAAGACCGACAAGGCGCGGAAGGCGGTGATAGACGCCATGAACGCCGGGACGGTGCGTGTGCTGTTCGGCTCTACCTCTATGCTCGGAACGGGTGTGAACGCCCAGAAACGGTGTGTGGCTATCCATCATCTCGATACGCCGTGGCGACCGTCCGACTTGCAACAGCGTGACGGACGCGGAGTTAGGGCAGGTAATGAGATTGCCAAACATTTCGCCGGGAACAACGTGGATGTAATCATCTACGCGGTGGAGAAGTCACTGGACAGCTACAAGTTCAACCTCCTGCACTGCAAGCAGACTTTCATAAGCCAGCTCAAAAGCGGTGCGATGGGTGCGCGTACCATCGACGAGGGGGCAATGGACGAAAAATCGGGCATGAATTTCTCGGAATACATGGCGTTGCTCTCCGGCAATACCGACCTGTTGGACAAGGCGAAACTGGAAAAGCGGATCGCATCGCTCGAAGGGGAACGCAAGTCGTTCAACAAGGGCAAGCGTGATTCGGAGTTCAAGCTGGAGTCAAAGACCGGCGAGTTGCGCAACAACACGGCTTTCATAGATGCCATGACGGAGGACTGGAACCGCTTCCTGTCGGTGGTGCAGACCGACAAGGAGGGCAACCGCCTTAATATAATAAAGGTGGACGGAGTGGATTCCGCCGATGAGAAGGTCATCGGAAAGCGTTTGCAGGAGATAGCCAAGAATGCCACGACCGGAGGGTTGTACACGCAGGTCGGTGAACTTTACGGTTTTCCGATAAAGGTGGTGAGCGAAAGGATACTCAAAGAGGGATTGGAGTTCACCGACAACCGCTTCGTGGTCGAGGGGAACTACAAGTACACCTACAACAACGGGCATCTGGCGATGGCTGACCCGTTGGCCGCCGCCCGCAACTTCCTCAACGCGATGGAGAGGATACCCTCCATCATCGACCAGTACAAGGCGAAGAACGAGGTGCTGGAGATGGAGATACCGCAGTTACAGGAGATAGCGGGTAAGGTGTGGAAGAAGGAGGACGAGCTGAAGCAGTTGAAGTCCGAACTTGCCGCCCTTGACCGAAAAATTCAGCTGGAGCTTGCGCCACCCACGCCCGAAGTCGCAGAAAAGGAGAATGAAGGGCAACAGCTCAAGCCGGAAGCGGAAGATGTGAGGAACAGGCAGGCGCAATATCCCGAAAATGCACCGCCGCAGATACGCAGTCCGGCGGATAGTATCGTTGCCAACCATGTCATAATCGGGCGTCCGGGACTGTATGCCAAGGAGGAAACCCGGTCCAAAGGATTGAAAATATAA
- a CDS encoding DUF1896 domain-containing protein, protein MNNKKKNEGQTDFSYYGLYLLDYLRTNKFEQADDTAFIRERADRAAETYERARLEGYPADGAQELAMDTLLRGLHYSRYAILREVVENEFADEVPEEKREAFVLKLLPLVGNVFSVYDLSDDNFALSSDYDLLYTELTGATVLYLDEYGV, encoded by the coding sequence ATGAACAACAAGAAGAAAAACGAGGGTCAGACCGACTTTTCCTATTACGGTCTGTACCTGCTGGACTATCTCCGCACGAACAAGTTTGAACAGGCTGACGACACCGCTTTCATACGGGAACGGGCCGACCGTGCCGCCGAAACGTATGAGAGGGCACGGCTTGAAGGCTATCCCGCCGATGGTGCGCAGGAACTGGCGATGGACACGCTGCTGCGCGGGCTGCATTATTCCCGTTACGCCATCCTCCGCGAAGTCGTGGAAAACGAGTTTGCCGATGAAGTGCCGGAAGAGAAGCGTGAAGCCTTTGTCCTGAAACTGCTGCCGCTTGTCGGCAACGTGTTCTCCGTCTATGACCTCTCGGATGACAATTTCGCCCTGTCTTCCGATTACGACCTGCTCTACACGGAGCTGACGGGAGCAACCGTCCTTTACTTAGACGAATATGGCGTTTAA
- the topB gene encoding type IA DNA topoisomerase, protein MKTIIAEKPSVAREIARIVGATKREEGYFEGGGYAVTWAFGHLVQLAMPDGYGVRGFVRDNLPIIPDTFTLVPRQVRTEKGYKPDSGVVSQIKVIKRLFDTSEHIIVATDAGREGELIFRYLYHYTGCTTPFVRLWISSLTDKAIREGLRKLEDGSKYDNLYLAAKARSESDWLVGINGTQALSIAAGHGTYSVGRVQTPTLAMVCERYWENRRFTSEAFWQLHIATDGCDGEVVKFSSSEKWKEKEPAMELYNKVKAAGCATVTKAERKEKTEETPLLYDLTTLQKEANAKHGFTAEQTLEIAQKLYEKKLITYPRTGSRYIPEDVFAEIPKLLAFIGTQPEWKDKVRAKAAPTRRSVDDGKVTDHHALLVTGEKPLFLSKEDNTIYQMIAGRMVEAFSEKCVKDVTTVTAECAGVEFTVKGSVVKQTGWRAVYGEEKEEITIPGWQEGDTLTPKGSSITEGKTKPKPLHTEATLLSAMETAGKEIEDDALRQAMKDCGIGTPATRASIIETLFKRGYMERCKKSLVPTEKGLALNSVVKTMRIADVAMTGEWEKELARIERGELSDDTFRKEIEAYTREITSELISCDKLFGSRDSGCACPKCGTGRMRFYGKVVRCDNTECGLPVFRLKAGRTLSDDEIKDLLTEGHTKLLKGFKSKQGKSFDAVVAFDGEYNTTFVFPEAKRTRNFQDGRNSINFATCSE, encoded by the coding sequence ATGAAGACAATCATTGCAGAAAAGCCCTCCGTGGCACGTGAAATCGCCCGCATCGTGGGCGCGACAAAGAGAGAGGAAGGATATTTCGAGGGAGGCGGTTATGCCGTGACATGGGCATTCGGACACCTCGTTCAGCTTGCCATGCCCGACGGCTACGGCGTGCGCGGATTTGTCCGTGACAACCTCCCGATTATTCCCGACACATTCACGCTCGTCCCCCGTCAGGTCAGGACGGAGAAAGGTTACAAGCCCGACAGCGGCGTGGTGTCGCAGATAAAAGTCATCAAAAGACTGTTCGACACAAGCGAACATATCATCGTGGCGACCGATGCCGGACGCGAGGGAGAGCTTATCTTCCGCTACCTCTACCACTATACGGGTTGCACCACTCCTTTCGTGCGCCTGTGGATCAGCTCTCTCACCGACAAAGCTATCCGCGAGGGACTGCGGAAACTCGAAGACGGCAGCAAATACGACAACCTCTACCTCGCCGCCAAAGCGCGGAGCGAATCCGACTGGCTCGTGGGCATCAACGGCACACAGGCGTTATCCATCGCCGCCGGACACGGCACGTATTCCGTGGGGCGGGTGCAGACACCAACGTTGGCTATGGTATGTGAACGCTACTGGGAGAACCGCCGCTTTACGTCCGAAGCATTCTGGCAGCTCCATATCGCAACGGACGGTTGCGACGGCGAAGTCGTGAAATTCTCATCCTCCGAGAAATGGAAAGAGAAAGAACCGGCGATGGAACTATATAATAAGGTAAAGGCGGCAGGTTGCGCCACTGTCACGAAAGCCGAGCGCAAGGAGAAGACGGAGGAAACTCCCTTGCTCTACGACCTGACCACGCTCCAGAAAGAAGCCAACGCCAAGCACGGCTTCACGGCGGAACAGACGCTTGAAATCGCGCAGAAACTCTACGAAAAGAAGTTGATAACCTATCCGAGAACGGGAAGCCGCTACATCCCCGAAGACGTGTTTGCCGAAATTCCCAAACTGCTCGCTTTCATCGGCACACAGCCCGAATGGAAAGACAAGGTGCGGGCAAAAGCCGCCCCGACACGCCGCAGCGTGGACGACGGCAAGGTGACAGACCACCATGCCCTGCTCGTCACGGGTGAGAAACCGCTCTTCCTCTCCAAAGAGGACAATACCATCTATCAGATGATTGCCGGGCGCATGGTCGAGGCATTCTCTGAGAAATGCGTCAAGGATGTGACCACTGTCACGGCGGAATGTGCCGGAGTGGAGTTTACCGTAAAAGGCAGCGTCGTGAAGCAAACCGGATGGCGTGCCGTCTATGGCGAGGAAAAAGAGGAAATTACCATCCCCGGCTGGCAGGAAGGCGACACGCTGACACCGAAAGGCTCGTCCATTACCGAAGGAAAGACCAAACCCAAGCCGCTGCATACCGAAGCCACCCTGCTCTCGGCAATGGAAACGGCGGGCAAGGAAATTGAGGACGACGCACTGCGGCAGGCGATGAAGGACTGTGGCATCGGTACTCCCGCCACACGCGCCTCCATCATCGAAACGCTTTTCAAGCGCGGTTACATGGAACGCTGCAAGAAGTCGCTTGTTCCCACCGAAAAAGGACTTGCCCTCAATTCCGTCGTCAAGACGATGCGCATCGCCGATGTTGCCATGACGGGCGAATGGGAAAAGGAGCTGGCGCGTATCGAGCGCGGGGAACTGTCCGACGACACCTTCCGCAAGGAGATAGAGGCGTACACACGTGAGATAACCTCCGAACTGATCTCGTGCGACAAGCTCTTCGGCAGCCGTGACTCCGGCTGCGCGTGTCCCAAGTGTGGCACGGGCAGGATGCGGTTCTACGGCAAGGTGGTACGCTGCGACAACACGGAGTGCGGACTGCCCGTGTTCCGGCTGAAAGCGGGACGCACCCTGTCCGACGATGAAATCAAAGACCTGCTCACCGAAGGGCATACCAAGCTGCTCAAAGGGTTCAAGAGCAAACAGGGCAAGAGTTTCGATGCTGTTGTCGCCTTTGACGGGGAATATAACACGACTTTTGTGTTCCCGGAGGCTAAAAGGACAAGAAATTTTCAGGACGGAAGAAATAGTATTAACTTTGCCACTTGTTCAGAGTAA